In the Cryptococcus depauperatus CBS 7841 chromosome 4, complete sequence genome, CTTGATAACAGAGTCATCCTTCTTGCCAGGAACAAAGTTTGGTCCTTGGATTCGAACTTTTGGTCCAGAAGAAACGGTACCGGAGAAGACACGACCGAAAGCGTAGAATCGTCCCTTGTCAGAGGTAGGAACCATCTTGGAAATGTAAACCATGAGTGGACCTTTGGGGTCACAGTCACGGATACCGATGGCAGATTCATCGTCCATAGGACCCTCGTAAAGGGTTTCGACACGGTACTTTTGGGCAGTAACTGGAGAGGGAAGGTTAAGACAAATCATCTCGAGAAGAGAGTCACCGGCAGGAAGGAATTTTCGCATGACAACCTTGAGGAGCGGCTTGCCTTCCATGTCCTTCTCTTCGGAAGTGAGCTTGATCTCAAGTTTCTCGAGAAGCTTGGGGATCTCGTCTTTTTTGAAGTTCATGATAGAGTCAAAAAGACGGAAAATGGGGTCAAGAACAAACATATTAAAAGCACGCTCAACGCCAACTTCGGCAGATTTGGTCCACTTCTTGGTCTTGGGGTTGAAGTAGTTGTCACCCCAGAGTTTAGGCATAAGCTTCTGTTTGTCGACACCAAACTTCTTAGAGTATCGTGAAGCAAAGTTTCGGAGCGAGAAAGCCCAACCATGGAGACCAGAACCGAAAGCGACAGCACCCTGGTCAGGGTAGACCTGAGTGTCACCAAGAACAGGGTCGGTGTAGGTAGAGATGACGACGTTAACAGACTCGATGGTTCGACAGAAAGACTGGTAGAGGTCTTCCTTGGAAACTTGCAACTCAAGAAGAGCACGGTCGactttgttgatgataagAACAGGCTTGACTCGTTCAGCCAAAGATTGACGAAGCACGGTTTCAGTTTGAACACAGACACCTTCAACACAGTCAACAACGACAAGGGCACTGTGAATGGTGAGCTGCGATCTATTGTACTTGACAAAACTAACCCATCAGTGACACGAAGAGCAGCGGTAACTTcggaagaaaagtcaacgTGACCGGGGGAATCAATCAAATTGATAAGGAACTCGTTGCCTGTTGGTGGATAAGTTTCAGGAATTGTGATAGATACTTTTACAATGGCACCTACCGTCAGACTTTTGCTTGATGTCGGCAACATCTTCCTTATCAAGGGAGAAGTACATAGAGATGGCAGTAGATTTGATAGTGATACCGCGAtcaatttcatcttgactGTAGGTTGCCGCATAAGTGTTTCGCACGTGGTCAAAACAGAGAACTACACCCACCGAGTGTCTGTGAAACGCACCTCACCGGCCTTGGCAGAGGCAATGATACCGGCCTTGGAAACAAGAGAGTCGGTAAGGGTAGATTTGCCGTGGTCGACGTGGGCAATGACCGACATGTTTCGGATATTGGTGGGCTTGTCTATAGAATACGATTAGTAAAATTTATTAATCTTCCCATCTAATCTGATTCGAGAGTGCCCATCTCCAAGCTTTGCTAGTTCATTTTTTCCCAAAAAGCTGAGAATGTGAGGAAAAATGTGCGTACCCATCAAAGCCCTGATCTCATCAACCGTAAACCTATGATTTATGTCAGATAAGTGTTAAGAGTTGATTGCCAACGACGATTCAAGATAGTAGATAATATGCGGGATGATGGCCAAAGAAGCCATCATGGAGTAAATCACAACTAAATAGCCATGATAACGATACACGCTCCCCGCAATAATCCCTATAACAGAGACGATCCAAGACATACCTAACCTATTAACAACGATGAGTCAGCTAACAAAACCaccaaagatgatgactATCTCCCCAGAAAGATACCAACTCACCATTTTTGctgctttttttcttcaaagagTCGTGCACTAGGCAAAAAGCGTCCGGAACAGGGAGAAGGAGACTCCTTCACTATATTGAATGTGAAAGAGAAGTTGAAGGAATAACtatttttttaaaaaagaTGCAAATAATGTGCCGCAGCGTGGGAGCCACAGCTACCCTCAAACCCGAAAATTGTTACAGTCGGCGTTTTTTCGCGGAAATTTTCTGTGGCAAATGTTtgcggcgatcgccgccttTTCGTTTCACTTAATTCATCATTCACCAGTTGAATTACGCTGAGTCTTAAAGTTTGAGATTTAAAAACAAATACAGATTAcaaaatgaagagaaataCATAGACTTTAATAAAACATATAGAGTAGTCATACATTCTAATGGTCTCAAATATGTTTACAGTTAGACAAATCATCCTCTCGTTATATCTTGTTATGAGAATCAATTATAGAGAGTGTCATCGGCCGTATCAACAAAAAGTAATCAAAAGCTATTGTCATATGGAAACCTTCCAATTAGTATTACCACAACGCATCCTAATCAGTTTGATCTTCGCCAGGCCAATATCTTAATGAAACCTATATATTCTACTGTAGAGTTGTATGCTTGGTACCCTTCTCATTAACGCACATATTCATATTCAGCAAGCTTGGTTATCCATATCCATGGCTATACCCGTCAATCACTCCATCCTCTACCCATAACCTTTATATCAACTCTGCTGCATTGGTAGCCAACTGTCGCCTTCTCGCAAGCAATCTTTTACTTGAACTTTCTGTAAACATAAACGAGTCCAATCTCACTGTGAAAGGTATAGAGCACCAGAGTGACTTGAACTTTATTCAAATCACCAGCTATAAACCTTGCCCTAGAGAGTATTTTGTTGGCTTTTCAATATCTCTTCTCAGCAATTACTATTGATTGTATCTGCTTAATGTGTATATATGACTTTTCAAGGTTCAAACAAACAATACAAACACTTAAAGTCACATTCAAATTAATTTGGTGAATCAACTTTATTGTTTTAGAAAACTATATatctctttgatttttcgCAGCTTTAAATCCCTCCGGGGATAGTGTCCTGATTCCTGTACGTTACCGgatttctttct is a window encoding:
- a CDS encoding elongation factor 2, giving the protein MVSWLGMSWIVSVIGIIAGSVYRYHGYLVVIYSMMASLAIIPHIIYYLESSFTVDEIRALMDKPTNIRNMSVIAHVDHGKSTLTDSLVSKAGIIASAKAGEVRFTDTRQDEIDRGITIKSTAISMYFSLDKEDVADIKQKSDGNEFLINLIDSPGHVDFSSEVTAALRVTDGALVVVDCVEGVCVQTETVLRQSLAERVKPVLIINKVDRALLELQVSKEDLYQSFCRTIESVNVVISTYTDPVLGDTQVYPDQGAVAFGSGLHGWAFSLRNFASRYSKKFGVDKQKLMPKLWGDNYFNPKTKKWTKSAEVGVERAFNMFVLDPIFRLFDSIMNFKKDEIPKLLEKLEIKLTSEEKDMEGKPLLKVVMRKFLPAGDSLLEMICLNLPSPVTAQKYRVETLYEGPMDDESAIGIRDCDPKGPLMVYISKMVPTSDKGRFYAFGRVFSGTVSSGPKVRIQGPNFVPGKKDDSVIKSVQRTVLMMGRTTEAIEDCPCGNIIGLVGVDQFLLKSGTLTTSETAHNMRVMKFSVSPVVQVAVECKNASDLPKLVEGLKRLSKSDPCVKTWMGDSGEIIVAGAGELHLEICLNDLENDHAGVPLKKSDPVVGYRETVTAESSMVALSKSQNKHNRLYVKAQPLGEELTRDIEEGKVAPRDDPKIRARYLADTYKWDVTDARKIWCFGPDTTGPNIFLDGSKAVQYMNEIKDSVVAAFQWATKEGGVAEEPMRGIRFNILDCTLHADAIHRGGGQIIPTARRVCYAAQLLAKPAFQEPMYLVEIAVPESAQGGVYSILNVRRGHVFSAEQRPGTPMYTLKAYLPISESFGFNADLRAATGGQAFPQAVFDHWEELGSDPTEKGSKGNTLAVNIRTRKGLKPDVPPYENYYDKL